In Papaver somniferum cultivar HN1 chromosome 1, ASM357369v1, whole genome shotgun sequence, a genomic segment contains:
- the LOC113349871 gene encoding uncharacterized protein LOC113349871 has product MAFLQSELSANGVGAAIEFEWSTEKLKGVLEFIDKSWVKERDRLSDKYLKGVASFIQMTKNYLLNNNKELCTFPCKKCVNRNPPTTLAEIEHHLFTTSMAGSYKIWVLHGEEDNPTQNQSASSHDNVFNDGTTHSGNNNTDVLDMLHDADNAGHFDSQADTRIHGETNDDSGEADSTNNLGEASTKFEELLGKAKQELYLGCTDCSSLNFLVELMHLKVLNRWSNKSFEMHLELLKKSFPKDNTIPNSYYEAKKILRDLGLGYESIDACKNDCALYWKEHKDRDDCPVCHEPRYKFNDGKGKKIPHKEHVAPEGVLRHPSDAEAWKDFDSRYPQFAEDPRNKRLGLDTDGFNPYGNMNNAYNTWPVIVMPYNLPPWKCMKQPFFMMALLIPGKKSPGNDIDVYLRPLIDELKELWKDGVETYDASTEKTFRMHAAVLWTINDFPAYANLSGWSKKGYLACPVCNDDPPSRALRSKIGYLRQHRFLPPKHPWRSNKLHDGNNEIHGPPKELTCIQLLQQMDKLGVKSCFGKHPDKGSKKRSRTKK; this is encoded by the exons ATGGCTTTTCTCCAATCTGAATTATCGGCCAACGGAGTGGGTGCTGCTATTGAATTTGAGTGGTCGACGGAGAAATTAAAAGGAGTATTAGAATTT ATTGATAAAAGTTGGGTAAAAGAGCGCGACAGGTTGTCTGATAAGTATTTGAAAGGTGTTGCGTCTTTTATTCAGATGACAAAAAATTATCTCTTGAATAATAATAAGGAATTATGCACTTTCCCCTGTAAGAAGTGTGTTAACCGAAACCCACCTACTACATTAGCTGAAATCGAACATCACTTGTTCACTACTAGCATGGCAGGTAGTTATAAGATATGGGTACTTCATGGGGAAGAAGATAATCCTACTCAAAACCAATCAGCGTCTAGCCATGACAATGTCTTTAATGATGGTACAACCCATTCTGGAAATAATAATACAGATGTACTTGATATGTTACATGATGCTGATAATGCTGGGCATTTTGATAGTCAAGCAGATACACGTATTCACGGAGAAACTAATGACGATTCGGGTGAAGCTGACAGTACAAAtaatttgggtgaagctagtacAAAGTTTGAGGAGCTATTAGGTAAAGCTAAGCAAGAACTGTACCTTGGTTGTACAGATTGCTCTTCATTAAATTTCCTTGTAGAGTTAATGCACCTCAAAGTGCTCAACCGTTGGAGCAACAAAAGCTTTGAGATGCATCTTGAGTTGCTTAAGAAATCTTTTCCAAAAGATAATACAATTCCAAATTCATACTATGAAGCTAAAAAGATATTGCGTGATCTTGGATTGGGTTATGAATCGATTGATGCATGTAAAAATGATTGTGCTTTGTACTGGAAGGAACATAAGGATAGGGATGATTGTCCAGTATGCCACGAGCCTAGGTACAAATTCAATGACGGCAAGGGTAAGAAGATCCCACATAAG GAACATGTTGCTCCCGAAGGGGTTTTAAGGCATCCTTCTGATGCTGAAGCATGGAAGGATTTTGACTCGCGATATCCACAGTTTGCAGAAGATCCTCGCAATAAAAGGTTAGGTCTTGATACGGATGGGTTTAATCCTTATGGAAATATGAATAATGCGTACAACACGTGGCCAGTTATAGTGATGCCCTACAACCTACCCCCTTGGAAGTGTATGAAACAACCTTTTTTCATGATGGCATTACTTATTCCTGGCAAAAAATCACCTGGCAACGATATCGATGTGTATCTACGACCCTTAATAGATGAGTTAAAGGAGTTGTGGAAAGACGGAGTGGAAACATATGATGCCTCAACAGAAAAAACTTTTCGTATGCACGCAGCTGTATTGTGGACCATAAATGACTTCCCAGCATATGCTAATTTATCAGGATGGAGTAAAAAAGGTTATTTAGCTTGTCCAGTATGTAATGATGATCCACCATCCCGTGCATTGAGGAGTAAGATCGGTTATCTGCGTCAACATAGGTTTTTGCCTCCCAAGCATCCATGGCGAAGCAACAAACTTCATGATGGAAACAATGAGATTCACGGTCCACCGAAAGAGTTAACATGCATTCAACTTTTACAACAAATGGACAAACTGGGAGTTAAAAGTTGTTTCGGAAAGCATCCAGATAAGGGAAGCAAGAAAAGAAGTCGTACCAAGAAATAG
- the LOC113349880 gene encoding uncharacterized protein LOC113349880 — MGASSKDVKNAFLHGELQEEVYMQPLPGLPHEPNQVCKLRRALYGLKQAPRAWFEKFSNAILQYDFTQSFCDSAMFFRSSEKGIMKDIGYLSYFLGIEVGMSPTGYFISQVKYASEILQCARLSDNKVTDTPLELNVKYSLTDGTLLSNPTLYRQLVGSLNYLTITRPDISHAVHIVSQFMSAPRSTHYAAVLKILRYIKGSLHQGLCFSSKSDLTLQAYSDSDWAGDITDKKSITGYCVFLGDSLISWRSKKQSVVSCSSAKAEYKALAYTTYELIWLRWLLRDMGVLISAPTPLYCDNKAAIQITHNDVFHERTKHIEIDCHFTRHHFKKGTITLPHVKSEFEVADLFTKTHAAARLRFLISRLKMCTPPP, encoded by the exons ATGGGGGCTTCATCAAAGGACGTGAAAAACGCGTTTCTTCATGGTGAGTTACAAGAAGAGGTTTACATGCAACCTCTTCCTGGTTTGCCTCATGAACCTAATCAAGTATGTAAGCTTCGACGAGCAttatatggactcaaacaagcacctcgtgcttggtttgagaagtttagCAATGCAATTCTCCAGTATGACTTTACACAAAGCTTCTGTGATTCAGCTATGTTTTTCAGGtcgtcagaaaaaggaatt atgaaagataTTGGATATTTAAGTtactttcttggcattgaagttggtatgtcacccactggttatttcatATCACAAGTCAAATATGCATCTGAGATTCTACAGTGTGCAAGGCTATCTGACAATAAGGTAACTGAcacacctcttgaattgaatGTAAAATACAGTCTTACAGATGGGACTCTATTGTCTAATCCAACACTGTATCGTCAACTAGTAGGGAGTCTAAATTACTTGACCATTACGAGACCAGACATAAGTCATGCAGTTCACATAGTCAGTCAGTTTATGTCTGCTCCAAGGTCTACTCATTATGCAGCTGTTCTCAAAATTCTAAGATATATCAAGGGGTCTCTTCATCAAGGTCTGTGTTTCTCATCAAAGTCTGATCTCACTCTTCAAGCTTACTCAGATTCCGATTGGGCTGGGGATATTACAGATAAAAAATCTATTACAGGCTATTGTGTGTTCTTGGGAGACTCGTTGATTtcatggagaagtaagaaacaaagtGTGGTTTCTTGTTCAAGTGCTAAAGCAGAGTATAAAGCACTTGCTTACACCACATATGAACTCATTTGGTTACGGTGGCTACTTCGTGATATGGGAGTTCTAATTTCTGCTCCTACACCACTGTATTGTGATAACAAGGCTGCTATTCAAATTACACACAATGATGTCTTTCACGAGCGTACAAAACATATAGAGATAGATTGTCATTTTACTCGTCATCATTTCAAGAAAGGTACAATCACTCTTCCGCATGTTAAATCAGAATTTGAAGTGGCTGATCTTTTCACCAAGACTCACGCTGCAGCTCGTCTTCGATTCTTAATTTCCAGACTCAAGATGTGTACTCCACCACCTTGa